A DNA window from Hydra vulgaris chromosome 13, alternate assembly HydraT2T_AEP contains the following coding sequences:
- the LOC100214121 gene encoding nuclear cap-binding protein subunit 2 — protein MAAGLSAYRDQHFKGTRAELERKLETSTTLYVGNLSFYTSEEQIYELFSKSGDVKRIIMGLDRVKKTPCGFCFVEYYFSEGAENAIRYINGTRLEDRIVRSDWDAGFEEGRQYGRGRSGGQVRDEYRNDYDPGRGGYGKLAQDRNRADDSFDAENYSDAK, from the coding sequence ATGGCAGCTGGCCTTAGTGCTTATAGAGATCAACATTTTAAAGGGACTCGGGCTGAATTAGAGCGAAAATTGGAAACAAGCACAACTCTTTATGTTGGAAATCTCTCATTTTATACTTCAGAagaacaaatttatgaactatTCTCTAAAAGTGGGGATGTCAAGCGCATTATAATGGGACTTGACAGGGTAAAAAAGACCCCTTGTGGATTTTGTTTTGTAGAATATTACTTTTCAGAAGGTGCTGAAAATGCAATTCGATATATTAATGGTACAAGATTAGAAGATCGTATTGTTCGAAGTGATTGGGATGCAGGATTCGAAGAAGGCCGTCAGTATGGTAGAGGGAGAAGTGGAGGACAAGTACGAGATGAGTATAGAAATGACTATGATCCAGGACGAGGAGGTTATGGTAAGCTTGCACAAGATCGTAACAGAGCAGATGATAGTTTTGATGCAGAAAATTACAGTGATGCTAAATAA